The stretch of DNA AATTCTTGTACTAATCCTCCCGGCGTCGCTCGGATTTACTGACACTATCAACGCTGGCCTGGCTCGTGTGTTCTTCTCTTGGACGCTACACGCCATTGTGTACTTCTGGCTCATGCCAGCGTACATCGCCTTCTATACGCTGTTCCCTCGAGCAATCGGCGGCCGGCTCTACAGCGATACGATGGGACGAGTCGCTTTCGCCCTCTTCCTGGTTTTCTCGATGCCTATCGGTATCCACCATCTCTTCGCTGACCCGCAAGTCGGCGCCGGCTTCAAATTTGTGCACGCGGCGATGACCGCTATGGTGTCGATACCGACCCTTCTGACAGTCTTCACCATCGTGGCTTCCGCAGAGGTAGTTGGACGTCTCCGCGGAGGCAGGGGTCCGTTTGGCTGGGTAAAGGCCCTGCCTTGGGATAATCCAATGATGCTCGCTGTGACCTTTGCGTTCATCATGCTCGGCTTCGGCGGTGCCGGCGGCATCATCAACATGAGCTATCAGCTCAACGAATCCATCCACAACACCCAATGGGTGACGGGCCACTTCCACCTGATTTTCGGTGGTGCCATCGTAATCATGTATTTCATGGTGGCGTACGAGTTGTGGCCTCAACTACGCTCCTCCAGCGCTCTACCTATAAAACTCATCAGGATGCAGCTGTGGCTTTGGTTTATCGGCATGATGATTCTTACGATGCCATGGCACCTCGTTGGCCTCTATGGCGCGCCCCGCAGGATGGCTTACTACGACTACACGCACCCGGCATTGGAGCCACAAGCGATAACCGTAACCATCTCGACCTTCGGTGGCCTGCTACTTGTCATCTCTGCAGCCATGTTCCTGTTCATCTTGGCGCGAGCTAAGCCGCAATCTGCGCCGCTGCCTGAATTTGCATT from Massilia varians encodes:
- a CDS encoding cbb3-type cytochrome c oxidase subunit I encodes the protein MYLAKRLVLAHFWVAFIAFFAAVLLGEWQMYVRSPLSPWVNNPEYYYRSVTGHGTVMGYVLPTLVAMGFGYAITELSLKRPLIGLRWAWAGFWLVIAGTVMAATTTALGKSSILYTFYPPMIGSSFYYLGVVLVVVGSWIWVALMSVNLYTWKKANPDATVPLAMYGNVAGAYLWAWTSVGAAIEILVLILPASLGFTDTINAGLARVFFSWTLHAIVYFWLMPAYIAFYTLFPRAIGGRLYSDTMGRVAFALFLVFSMPIGIHHLFADPQVGAGFKFVHAAMTAMVSIPTLLTVFTIVASAEVVGRLRGGRGPFGWVKALPWDNPMMLAVTFAFIMLGFGGAGGIINMSYQLNESIHNTQWVTGHFHLIFGGAIVIMYFMVAYELWPQLRSSSALPIKLIRMQLWLWFIGMMILTMPWHLVGLYGAPRRMAYYDYTHPALEPQAITVTISTFGGLLLVISAAMFLFILARAKPQSAPLPEFAFAKPVHPTKPPAVLNKMGLWVAMMIALTVVNYGYPIVQLALMPDASVPIIPVGER